A genomic window from Deltaproteobacteria bacterium includes:
- a CDS encoding glycosyltransferase family 39 protein translates to MQTGNPGYFYYPSLMLYLDGGLMRLGWGAALDCTAALHPDQLFFVMRVISAIAGALWVPAAALLAYRASPTPSRRRAMVATAILAALAYLPAREAHFGTIDSALLLALTVALHRIQVLIEQPSRRAYLLAGAAWGLATSVKYNALGLAVPVLVAHWLVWKRGAAKLVDARVLGLALAALVAFVGTSPFLVLSWRDALAQFLTDLRVLHDGYPGFEQGTALGFYGTFALPVGLGLPMCIAAIVGLGVLVRRPQAWPLLAFGIASALSIATGKYTLVRYALVVVPTLIVCAGWALASIPRARVPLVAMLAVLVALPSLWRLIALDRALSLEDTRSAAAAWMSAHASSGASVVEDGYFGAPVLPMDRSGLTCPESGPRFRASAVHRYESMSVQQDLVNAAYANPPDYVVEREGLLKWYGRRGAWVPGLVEGRYELAQAWPVSLREPARFDELDAFYLPFDAPLAQTQPGPSIQIWKRR, encoded by the coding sequence GTGCAGACCGGAAATCCGGGCTACTTCTACTACCCGTCGCTGATGCTCTATCTCGACGGCGGGCTGATGCGCCTCGGCTGGGGCGCGGCGCTCGACTGCACCGCGGCGCTGCACCCGGACCAGCTCTTCTTCGTGATGCGCGTGATCTCGGCGATTGCGGGCGCGCTCTGGGTTCCCGCGGCCGCGCTGCTCGCGTACCGCGCATCGCCCACTCCGTCGCGGCGGCGGGCGATGGTTGCCACGGCGATCCTCGCGGCGCTCGCGTACCTGCCCGCGCGCGAGGCGCACTTCGGCACCATCGACTCGGCGCTGCTCCTCGCGCTCACGGTTGCGCTGCATCGGATCCAGGTGTTGATCGAGCAGCCGTCGCGGCGCGCGTACCTGCTCGCGGGCGCGGCGTGGGGGCTGGCGACCTCGGTGAAGTACAACGCGCTCGGGCTCGCGGTGCCGGTGCTGGTCGCGCACTGGCTCGTTTGGAAGCGCGGAGCGGCCAAGCTCGTCGACGCGCGCGTGCTTGGCCTCGCGCTCGCGGCGCTCGTCGCGTTCGTGGGCACGTCGCCGTTTCTGGTGCTCTCGTGGCGCGACGCGCTCGCCCAATTTCTCACCGACCTGCGCGTGCTGCACGACGGCTACCCCGGCTTCGAGCAGGGCACGGCGCTCGGCTTCTACGGCACGTTCGCGCTGCCGGTGGGGCTCGGTTTGCCGATGTGCATCGCGGCGATCGTTGGACTGGGCGTGCTCGTCCGGCGTCCACAGGCGTGGCCGCTGCTGGCTTTCGGGATCGCGTCGGCGCTGAGCATCGCCACCGGGAAGTACACGCTGGTGCGCTACGCGCTGGTGGTGGTGCCGACGCTGATTGTCTGCGCGGGTTGGGCGCTCGCGTCGATCCCGCGCGCGCGGGTGCCGCTCGTGGCGATGCTCGCTGTCCTCGTGGCGCTGCCGTCGCTCTGGCGATTGATCGCGCTCGATCGCGCGCTGTCGCTGGAGGACACGCGCTCCGCCGCGGCTGCATGGATGTCCGCGCACGCTTCGAGTGGCGCGAGCGTCGTCGAGGATGGTTACTTCGGCGCGCCCGTGCTGCCGATGGATCGGTCTGGGCTCACCTGTCCCGAGAGCGGGCCGCGGTTCCGGGCGAGCGCGGTGCATCGCTACGAGTCGATGTCCGTCCAGCAGGATCTGGTCAACGCCGCGTACGCGAACCCGCCGGACTACGTCGTCGAGCGCGAAGGGCTGCTCAAGTGGTACGGCCGGCGGGGCGCGTGGGTTCCCGGTCTCGTCGAAGGTCGCTACGAGCTGGCGCAGGCGTGGCCGGTGTCGCTGCGCGAGCCCGCGCGCTTCGACGAGCTCGACGCCTTCTACTTACCCTTCGACGCGCCGCTCGCTCAGACGCAGCCCGGGCCGTCGATCCAGATCTGGAAGCGGCGCTAG
- a CDS encoding ABC transporter ATP-binding protein, whose product MANLVDIAGLTKDYFLEGRRIPVLRGVDLNIAEGEMLSLVGPSGVGKSTFLQVLGTLDEPTTGTVHFQGVDVFSLTDNALADFRNKSIGFVFQSHYLLPEFSAKQNAMMPTLIHRMDSREAESRAVELLQMVGLGHRLDHKPGELSGGEQQRVALARALVMHPRLLLADEPTGNLDPETGEGIHRLLSDLNQRLGITCLVVTHNAELARNMRRQLRLREGRLVEESRAN is encoded by the coding sequence ATGGCCAACCTCGTCGACATCGCTGGGCTCACCAAGGACTACTTCCTCGAGGGGAGGCGCATCCCCGTGCTGCGCGGCGTGGACCTCAACATCGCCGAGGGCGAGATGCTCTCGCTGGTGGGTCCGAGCGGCGTGGGCAAGAGCACGTTCCTCCAGGTGCTGGGCACGCTCGACGAGCCGACCACGGGCACCGTGCACTTCCAGGGCGTGGACGTCTTCTCGCTCACCGACAACGCGCTCGCCGACTTCCGCAACAAGAGCATCGGCTTCGTCTTTCAATCGCATTATTTGTTACCCGAGTTCTCCGCGAAGCAGAACGCCATGATGCCCACGCTGATCCACCGCATGGATTCGCGCGAGGCGGAGTCGCGGGCGGTGGAGCTCTTGCAGATGGTGGGGCTGGGGCACCGGCTGGATCACAAGCCGGGCGAGCTCTCGGGCGGCGAGCAGCAGCGCGTGGCCCTGGCGCGCGCGCTGGTGATGCACCCGCGGCTGCTCCTCGCCGACGAGCCCACCGGCAACCTCGATCCGGAGACGGGCGAGGGCATCCACCGGCTGCTGAGCGACCTGAACCAGCGGCTGGGCATCACCTGCCTGGTGGTCACGCACAACGCAGAGCTGGCGCGCAACATGCGGCGGCAGCTGCGGCTCCGCGAGGGACGGCTGGTGGAGGAGTCGCGCGCCAACTAG
- a CDS encoding ABC transporter permease: MSDSSSSAAETAPVAPGHAMLPADAVSHGKPRGVFSVWALLLALATMALGYWVLLGGEALVARFGLAPERALAISGALSAVVLLLGGGAAAAVARRIGLLELTLGWLVVTIPLVAFLSFAMLGPAEWARFVPPDLLYLSSLLDNPVTGLLLGAHAVYLVALLGATLGYVSFGGGSLDLHFSFEAHVASQHLRLSPQKVVLVFALGIVSPLLLLLWPLTLISLTLAYAVMSSQTRRRVLEQLMPYIAILGVSIGVCALVTVLSVMSGFEVDLKKKILGANAHAVVMKYGTDFSEYREVAEKVRGVRGVKGVSPFALNEVMLTSEQNLQGALIKGIDPSTVGQVTDLPANIADTKNGGQGKLEWLDHPDQIPVITPGEGNVRKVQEELEKAAGTSAGGPQHPAPKPDASPENVPTPVMPTVPGIVLGTELAKSLRVFVGDRVNVVSPLGGELGPQGPMPKSRPFRVAAIFYSGMYEYDSKFAYIGLDSAQKFFGMGDTVQGLEIRVDDIDNTRVINRGILKTLGGYPFRTKDWGEMNHNLFSALRLEKLAMAIMLTFIVLVACINILSTLVVFALQKAKEVAILKSMGARDTGIMKIFVLEGLIIGSIGTVLGLIQGYGCCQFVEKFGIRMDPQVYYISKLPVRMDGLQFLVVAVIALVLAYLATIFPALNASRLRPVEGLKTE, from the coding sequence ATGTCCGACTCCAGCTCCAGCGCCGCAGAGACCGCGCCGGTCGCGCCTGGGCACGCCATGCTCCCGGCCGACGCCGTCTCGCACGGCAAGCCGCGCGGCGTGTTCTCCGTCTGGGCGCTGCTGCTCGCGCTCGCGACCATGGCCCTGGGCTACTGGGTGCTGCTCGGCGGCGAGGCGCTCGTCGCCCGCTTCGGGCTCGCGCCGGAGCGGGCGCTGGCCATCTCCGGTGCGCTGTCGGCGGTGGTGCTGCTCCTCGGAGGCGGCGCGGCGGCGGCGGTGGCCCGGCGCATCGGCCTCCTCGAGCTGACGCTCGGCTGGCTGGTCGTCACCATCCCGCTGGTGGCGTTCCTGTCGTTCGCGATGTTGGGTCCCGCGGAGTGGGCGCGCTTCGTGCCGCCGGACCTGCTCTACCTCTCGTCGCTGCTCGACAACCCCGTCACCGGGCTCCTGCTCGGCGCGCACGCGGTGTACCTGGTGGCGCTGCTGGGCGCGACGCTGGGCTACGTCTCGTTCGGCGGCGGCTCGCTGGACCTGCACTTCTCCTTCGAAGCGCACGTGGCCAGCCAGCACCTGCGGCTCTCGCCGCAGAAGGTGGTGCTCGTCTTTGCGCTGGGCATCGTCTCGCCGCTCTTGCTCCTGCTCTGGCCGCTGACGCTCATCTCGCTCACGCTCGCGTATGCAGTGATGAGCTCGCAGACGCGCCGGCGCGTGCTCGAGCAGCTCATGCCGTACATCGCCATCCTCGGCGTGAGCATCGGCGTGTGCGCGCTGGTGACGGTGCTCTCCGTGATGAGCGGCTTCGAGGTGGATCTGAAGAAGAAGATCCTCGGGGCCAACGCGCACGCGGTGGTGATGAAGTACGGCACCGACTTCTCCGAGTACCGCGAGGTCGCCGAGAAGGTGCGCGGCGTGCGCGGGGTGAAGGGCGTGTCGCCGTTCGCGCTGAACGAGGTGATGCTCACCTCGGAGCAGAACCTCCAGGGCGCGCTCATCAAGGGCATCGACCCGAGCACCGTGGGCCAGGTCACCGACCTGCCCGCGAACATCGCCGACACCAAGAACGGCGGTCAGGGCAAGCTCGAGTGGCTCGACCACCCCGACCAGATCCCGGTGATCACCCCCGGCGAAGGCAACGTGCGAAAGGTGCAGGAGGAGCTCGAGAAGGCCGCGGGGACCAGCGCCGGCGGGCCGCAGCACCCCGCGCCGAAGCCGGACGCCTCGCCGGAGAACGTGCCCACGCCGGTGATGCCCACGGTGCCCGGGATCGTGCTCGGCACCGAGCTCGCCAAGAGCCTGCGCGTGTTCGTGGGTGATCGCGTGAACGTGGTCTCGCCGCTGGGTGGCGAGCTCGGCCCGCAGGGACCGATGCCCAAGAGCCGGCCCTTCCGCGTGGCGGCCATCTTCTACTCGGGCATGTACGAGTACGATTCGAAGTTCGCGTACATCGGCCTGGACAGCGCCCAGAAGTTCTTCGGCATGGGCGACACGGTGCAAGGCCTGGAGATCCGCGTCGACGACATCGACAACACCCGCGTCATCAACCGCGGCATCTTGAAGACGCTCGGCGGCTACCCCTTCCGCACCAAGGACTGGGGCGAGATGAACCACAACCTCTTCTCCGCGCTGCGATTGGAGAAGCTGGCCATGGCCATCATGCTCACGTTCATCGTGCTGGTGGCCTGCATCAACATCCTCAGCACGCTCGTGGTCTTCGCCCTCCAGAAGGCGAAGGAGGTGGCCATCCTCAAGTCGATGGGCGCGCGCGACACCGGCATCATGAAGATCTTCGTGCTCGAGGGCCTGATCATCGGCTCCATCGGCACGGTGCTGGGCCTCATCCAGGGCTACGGCTGCTGCCAGTTCGTGGAGAAGTTCGGCATCCGGATGGATCCGCAGGTCTATTACATCTCCAAGCTGCCGGTGCGCATGGACGGCCTGCAGTTCCTGGTGGTGGCGGTGATCGCGCTGGTGCTCGCCTACCTGGCCACCATCTTCCCGGCGCTGAACGCGAGCCGGCTGCGCCCGGTGGAAGGGCTCAAGACCGAGTAG
- a CDS encoding lysine--tRNA ligase translates to MSQPTQPSPPTDPSDLSKEEEIFQVRLQKAEELKKRGINPYGNGYNPKNTCGQINAAHANDDAAALEQKALSYDIAGRVMAYKTFGKLVFLKLRDRSGELQAMLRKNVVGDEGWDVLTKFTDIGDVVAVSGKCIRTKTGELSIDSEKFTFLTKSLRPLPEKWHGLSDIETRHRQRYVDLISSYPQVRDIFRVRTQVVRGIQKFLDARDFIEVETPILHKPEEAGGAAAKPFATHHNALSLDLKLRIATELHLKRLVVGGMDRVYEIGRIFRNEGIDRKHNPEFTSVEFYCAYATYEDLISLTEEMIVSLADEILKKRELTFQGQTISLERPFPRVSMVQSVAAELKEQGHLDVGDFAKMNAEHATTLRALATYCQMSGSEKAMAVARAWSADAKGHGAIEVPKAGGKEVDSVGEAIAVLFEHLVEPKLPKDKPAFVTDFPFEVSPLARRRDAEPRLTDRFELFMAGMEVANAFSELNDPLDQRQRFEKQVERQKKGDQEAMPYDHDYVRALEFGMPPTAGEGIGIDRLVMLFTDQPNIREVILFPLLKPLT, encoded by the coding sequence ATGAGCCAACCGACCCAGCCCTCTCCGCCCACGGACCCGAGCGATCTCTCCAAGGAAGAGGAGATCTTCCAGGTTCGCCTGCAGAAGGCCGAGGAGCTCAAGAAGCGCGGCATCAACCCGTACGGGAATGGGTACAACCCCAAGAACACCTGCGGGCAGATCAACGCGGCCCACGCCAATGACGACGCAGCGGCGCTCGAGCAGAAGGCGCTCAGCTACGACATCGCCGGCCGCGTGATGGCCTACAAGACGTTTGGCAAGCTCGTCTTCCTGAAGTTGCGCGACCGCTCCGGCGAGCTTCAGGCGATGCTTCGTAAGAACGTCGTCGGCGATGAGGGCTGGGACGTCCTCACCAAGTTCACCGACATCGGCGACGTCGTCGCCGTCTCCGGCAAGTGCATTCGCACCAAGACCGGCGAGCTCTCCATCGACTCCGAGAAGTTCACCTTCCTCACCAAGAGCCTGCGCCCGCTGCCCGAGAAGTGGCACGGCCTCTCGGACATCGAGACCCGCCACCGCCAGCGCTACGTGGACCTGATCTCCTCGTATCCGCAGGTGCGCGACATCTTCCGCGTGCGCACCCAGGTGGTGCGCGGCATCCAGAAGTTCCTCGACGCGCGCGACTTCATCGAGGTGGAGACGCCCATCCTCCACAAGCCCGAGGAGGCCGGCGGCGCCGCGGCCAAGCCGTTCGCCACGCACCACAACGCGCTCAGCCTCGACTTGAAGCTGCGCATCGCCACCGAGCTGCACTTGAAGCGGCTCGTCGTCGGCGGGATGGATCGCGTCTACGAGATCGGCCGCATCTTCCGCAACGAGGGCATCGACCGGAAGCACAACCCCGAGTTCACCTCGGTCGAGTTCTACTGCGCGTACGCGACCTACGAAGACCTCATCTCGCTCACCGAGGAGATGATCGTCTCCCTCGCCGACGAGATCTTGAAGAAGCGCGAGCTCACCTTCCAGGGCCAGACCATCTCGCTCGAGCGGCCGTTCCCGCGCGTGTCGATGGTGCAGAGCGTGGCCGCGGAATTGAAGGAGCAGGGCCACCTCGACGTCGGCGACTTCGCCAAGATGAACGCCGAGCACGCGACCACCCTGCGCGCGCTGGCCACCTACTGCCAGATGTCGGGCTCGGAGAAGGCCATGGCCGTGGCGCGCGCCTGGAGCGCCGACGCCAAGGGCCACGGCGCCATCGAGGTCCCCAAGGCCGGCGGCAAGGAGGTCGACTCGGTGGGCGAGGCCATCGCCGTGCTCTTCGAGCACCTGGTCGAGCCCAAGCTGCCCAAGGACAAGCCGGCCTTCGTGACCGACTTCCCCTTCGAGGTCTCGCCGCTCGCGCGCCGCCGCGACGCCGAGCCCCGCCTCACCGATCGCTTCGAGCTCTTCATGGCGGGCATGGAGGTGGCCAACGCCTTCAGCGAGCTCAACGATCCCCTCGACCAGCGCCAGCGCTTCGAGAAGCAGGTGGAGCGCCAGAAGAAGGGCGACCAGGAAGCGATGCCCTACGACCACGACTACGTGCGCGCGCTCGAGTTCGGCATGCCGCCCACCGCGGGTGAAGGCATCGGCATCGACCGCCTGGTGATGCTCTTCACCGACCAGCCGAACATCCGCGAGGTCATCCTCTTTCCGCTGCTCAAGCCGCTCACGTGA
- a CDS encoding helix-turn-helix domain-containing protein produces the protein MQGQAPGPVLPYQYKFGGRVGRGTKASGALVEKELRKLGANLKLARTRRAVSLRDMADRMRVSVDTVVRMESGDPKVGIGIVATALSELGLDGGLKKLADPGEDLEGAVIERSQLPRRVRKAWSDRR, from the coding sequence ATGCAAGGACAAGCTCCAGGTCCTGTGCTTCCATATCAATACAAATTCGGAGGTCGCGTGGGGAGAGGCACCAAGGCGAGCGGGGCGTTGGTCGAGAAGGAGCTGCGAAAGCTCGGAGCGAACCTGAAGCTGGCGCGGACGCGGAGAGCGGTCTCGCTTCGGGACATGGCCGATCGGATGCGCGTGAGCGTCGACACGGTTGTCCGGATGGAGAGCGGCGATCCGAAGGTGGGCATCGGGATCGTGGCGACGGCGCTGTCCGAGTTGGGTTTGGACGGCGGCCTGAAGAAGTTGGCGGATCCGGGCGAGGACCTCGAGGGTGCGGTCATCGAGCGGAGCCAGCTGCCGCGCAGGGTACGGAAGGCTTGGTCCGATCGGAGGTAG